The proteins below come from a single Melitaea cinxia chromosome 9, ilMelCinx1.1, whole genome shotgun sequence genomic window:
- the LOC123656520 gene encoding uncharacterized protein LOC123656520, with the protein MAKRYKNKAAQRLHSLSLSVHLSNIRGLHSNLVAVHHHLETEKPALLFLSETQIGSPSDTAYLCYPGYTLEHNFKPRAGVCLYTRDDICCRRLRNLEDPNFSNLWVLVDTGVAKILYVCVYRSHSGDVETTRLMQHLSEAADAAQQRYPTAQLVMLGDFNAHHQEWLFPYQHTDHAGREIRNLASTLNLTQLVREATRVPDVDSHIANCLDLLLTTDPDRYSVSVSSPLGSSDHCLVKSVSVYSPPFPCPKGTRRIWRYKSADWDEMRSFFASYPWRQICFSSDDPSSCANAVADVLRQGMEYYIPFTDASASVAARPWFNSDCSRAEAEKNTAYLAWVDARNHKTTDVSQRKKAYNRAAKSCKKALRKARFDHIGRIGTRLSSYPPGSKAFWFLAKSVESNFCRLSLPPLLKPDGSLAHTAEEKANLFAKLFAESSCLDSGSATPPISSIRCETSMSEEWMTVLKSLDKPLGQVTLRLKGTQSSISPSFPGTSPVLMPHCSL; encoded by the coding sequence ATGGCTAAGAGGTACAAAAACAAGGCAGCACAGCGGTTGCACTCCCTCTCACTATCAGTGCACCTCTCCAACATTCGAGGTTTGCACTCCAATCTCGTTGCAGTCCACCACCATCTCGAGACTGAGAAACCGGCCCTATTGTTCCTCTCGGAGACGCAGATCGGCAGTCCGTCTGACACGGCATACTTATGTTACCCGGGATATACCTTGGAGCATAATTTTAAACCACGCGCGGGCGTTTGCTTATATACCCGCGACGACATATGCTGCCGGCGTCTCCGTAATCTTGAAGACCCCAACTTCTCCAACTTATGGGTTTTGGTGGATACAGGAGTGGCGAAAATTCTTTACGTCTGTGTTTACCGTTCACACAGCGGAGATGTGGAGACAACCAGGCTTATGCAACACCTTAGTGAGGCGGCTGACGCGGCTCAGCAGCGGTATCCTACTGCTCAATTGGTAATGCTGGGAGACTTTAACGCCCACCATCAAGAGTGGCTATTCCCATACCAGCACACTGACCACGCTGGTAGAGAGATTCGTAACCTCGCTTCAACGCTCAATCTCACCCAGCTAGTCCGAGAAGCAACTAGGGTACCCGATGTTGACTCGCATATTGCCAACTGTTTGGACCTACTGCTGACAACAGATCCTGACCGCTATTCGGTTTCGGTCTCATCGCCTTTAGGCAGCTCCGACCACTGTCTGGTGAAGTCTGTATCCGTTTATTCGCCGCCCTTTCCCTGCCCCAAAGGCACCCGGCGAATATGGCGATACAAGTCAgcagattgggatgagatgcgttcTTTCTTTGCATCGTACCCGTGGCGGCAGATTTGCTTCTCCTCTGATGATCCTTCATCATGTGCGAATGCTGTGGCTGATGTGCTGCGTCAGGGAATGGAGTATTACATTCCATTCACTGACGCTTCAGCCTCCGTGGCAGCTCGACCCTGGTTCAACTCTGACTGTTCTCGTGCTGAAGCAGAAAAGAACACTGCTTACCTGGCCTGGGTCGATGCTCGTAACCACAAGACAACAGACGTGAGCCAGAGGAAGAAAGCCTATAATAGAGCTGCCAAGTCCTGCAAGAAGGCTCTCCGGAAGGCTCGATTTGACCACATTGGCAGAATTGGGACTAGGCTTTCGTCATACCCACCTGGTAGTAAGGCCTTTTGGTTCCTGGCTAAGTCGGTTGAGTCGAACTTCTGTCGCCTCTCACTACCTCCACTGCTAAAACCCGATGGATCACTAGCCCACACCGCAGAGGAGAAGGCAAACCTATTTGCAAAACTCTTTGCGGAATCCTCATGTTTAGACTCAGGCAGCGCCACACCTCCAATTTCTTCGATTCGATGCGAGACGTCcatgtctgaa